Proteins from a genomic interval of Oreochromis aureus strain Israel breed Guangdong linkage group 6, ZZ_aureus, whole genome shotgun sequence:
- the LOC116320260 gene encoding transcription factor Sp6-like, translating into MAHPYEPWLRTAPPSGSSDDMNIASWWDLHRDVQAGSWIDLQTGQGVGLPSVNPGGSMGLQPSLGPYGSDPQLCTLPPAQHAPPSQPSHLFPQDGFKMEPLAPEMLQQETFSMEEPQETSVSARPKPQRRSSSRGGSQAVCRCPNCVHAEQMGQSTDDSRRKHMHNCHIPGCGKAYAKTSHLKAHLRWHSGDRPFVCNWLFCGKRFTRSDELQRHLQTHTGAKKFSCALCPRVFMRNDHLAKHMRTHESPPGQGEDRLNGDGRGDKSFDASTPPQSSSNVSDSTDPPLKLKCETDASVSSVTGQSG; encoded by the coding sequence ATGGCCCACCCGTACGAGCCCTGGTTACGGACAGCACCACCTAGTGGCAGCTCAGACGACATGAACATCGCTTCCTGGTGGGACCTTCACAGAGACGTCCAAGCAGGCAGTTGGATAGACCTACAGACGGGTCAAGGTGTGGGCCTGCCTTCAGTGAATCCAGGCGGCTCCATGGGTTTGCAGCCTTCTCTGGGGCCCTATGGCTCTGACCCACAGCTGTGCACCCTGCCCCCGGCTCAGCACGCTCCACCCTCGCAACCATCCCATCTCTTCCCCCAGGACGGCTTCAAGATGGAGCCACTAGCCCCcgaaatgctgcagcaagaaacCTTCTCAATGGAGGAACCTCAGGAGACGTCTGTGTCAGCTCGCCCCAAGCCCCAGCGCCGCTCTTCTTCCAGAGGCGGCAGCCAGGCTGTGTGCCGCTGCCCTAATTGTGTCCACGCTGAGCAAATGGGCCAGAGCACTGACGACAGCAGAAGGAAGCACATGCACAATTGTCACATCCCCGGCTGTGGCAAAGCCTATGCCAAGACCTCCCATCTGAAGGCTCACCTGCGCTGGCACAGCGGAGACAGGCCGTTCGTCTGCAACTGGCTGTTCTGTGGCAAGAGGTTCACGCGCTCTGATGAACTACAGCGACACCTACAGACGCACACTGGCGCCAAGAAGTTCAGCTGCGCATTATGTCCCAGAGTGTTTATGCGCAACGACCACCTGGCCAAGCACATGCGCACGCACGAGTCCCCACCAGGACAAGGGGAGGACAGGCTAAACGGAGATGGGAGGGGGGATAAGAGCTTTGATGCATCTACACCTCCCCAGTCATCCTCAAATGTGTCTGACAGCACAGATCCTCCACTGAAGCTGAAGTGTGAGACAGACGCCTCCGTCTCCAGCGTGACGGGGCAGTCGGGCTAG